One segment of Channa argus isolate prfri chromosome 17, Channa argus male v1.0, whole genome shotgun sequence DNA contains the following:
- the rmdn3 gene encoding regulator of microtubule dynamics protein 3 translates to MNSSLGRNGLIGLAVGATAGLGLIAFIIYREISRRRTQRLVLEARPAPRLLDQADGATLLRAAMDAQEEEAQQQALAAVEAVVQGLSPNQQVELRNQLDQVLSCVASLRSEVAELRGGLQDIALQIIQDVKKGVEDSQRVRRRRHVVHRERTDSTSSNSIYFTASQGIASTYEDTSEGGYSTAYAESDYTDRDTDREEGEQEPEQKSEEDEDEDDEDRSCATVLTLRQEDSQEEEVEEDRGLEEEEDEEDEEDEEDDKRRMQEMNEVPSGELALLLAQSDILHTGDASLKAEGFRLLLDNREEYGESGEFLWRLARAYSDMYRSTEYKQEKKMYAQQGLEEAELALTKNCLNAECHKWFAVLTGLNSQHESMHGKLKTSHILKEHLDRAIALRDDDPTCFFLLGKWCYEVSTLDWLEKKAAAALYQTPPSSTLHDALEYFLKAEELSPGFSKTVRLYIAKCHKDLGNVSEATNWTELALKTPTSTNDDDETARLEAQLQLSTDQKI, encoded by the exons ATGAACTCGTCGCTCGGAAGGAACGGGTTAATCGGGCTAGCTGTCGGAGCTACAGCCGGCTTGGGTTTGATTGCTTTTATAATTTACCGAGAAATAAGTAGGAGAAGAACCCAGAGACTGGTCCTGGAAGCCCGGCCAGCTCCTCGGCTGTTAGACCAGGCGGATGGAGCGACACTGCTACGGGCGGCAATGGATGCACAGG AGGAGGAGGCCCAGCAGCAGGCTCTGGCAGCAGTGGAAGCAGTAGTGCAGGGCCTGTCTCCAAACCAGCAGGTGGAGCTCAGGAACCAACTGGACCAGGTGCTGAGCTGCGTGGCCTCTCTGCGCTCTGAGGTAGCAGAGTTGAGGGGTGGCCTGCAGGACATTGCCCTGCAGATCATCCAGGATGTCAA AAAGGGAGTGGAAGACAGTCAGCGGGTTCGCCGACGCCGTCACGTCGTTCACAGAGAGCGCACTGATTCCACAAGCTCCAACTCTATCTACTTTACTGCCAGTCAGGGCATAGCCAGCACATATGAAGATACCAGCGAAGGAGG GTACTCCACAGCCTATGCTGAGTCAGACTACACAGACagggacacagacagagaggagggtgAGCAGGAGCCTGAACAGAAGTCTGAAGAAGACGAAGATGAAGATGACGAAGACAGGAGCTGTGCCACAGTGCTCACCCTTCGCCAAGAAGATTCTcaagaagaggaggtggaggaagacAGGGggctggaggaagaggaggatgaggaggatgaggaagatgaggaagatgacAAAAGGAGGATGCAGGAAATGAACGAGGTTCCCAGCGGGGAGCTGGCGCTTCTTCTGGCTCAAAGTGACATCCTCCACACAGGAGATGCCAGCTTAAAGGCAGAGGGCTTTCGACTGCTGCTGGACAACAGAGAAGAG TATGGAGAGAGCGGGGAGTTTCTATGGCGACTGGCTCGGGCCTACAGTGATATGTACAGGTCCACTGAGTACAAACAAGAGAAGAAGATGTATGCACAACAAG GTCTAGAGGAGGCTGAGCTGGCCCTGACGAAAAACTGTCTGAATGCTGAGTGTCACAAATG GTTTGCTGTTCTCACTGGACTGAACTCCCAGCATGAGAGCATGCATGGCAAACTGAAGACCAGCCACATATTAAAG GAGCATCTGGATCGAGCAATCGCCCTCAGAGATGATGACCCCACGTGTTTCTTCCTGCTCGGTAAATGGTGCTATGAG GTGTCCACTCTAGATTGGCTGGAAAAGAAGGCGGCCGCTGCCCTCTACCAAACTCCCCCCTCCTCCACACTGCATGACGCCCTTGAATACTTCCTCAAG GCCGAAGAACTCAGTCCAGGTTTCTCTAAGACAGTGAGACTTTACATTGCCAAG TGTCACAAGGACCTGGGAAATGTGTCTGAGGCCACAAACTGGACTGAGTTGGCTCTGAAGACCCCCACTAGCACTAATGAC GATGATGAAACAGCCAGACTGGAGGCTCAGCTTCAGCTATCAACTGATCAAAAAATCTAA
- the rad51 gene encoding DNA repair protein RAD51 homolog 1, translating into MAMRSEARVEAEVEEEENYGPQPLCRLEQCGVSGSDIKKLEDAGFHTIEAVAYAPKKELLNIKGISEAKAEKILAEAAKLVPMGFTTATEFHQRRAEIIQISTGSKELDKLLQGGIETGSITEMFGEFRTGKTQLCHTLAVTCQLPIDQGGGEGKAMYIDTEGTFRPERLLAVAERYGLVGSDVLDNVAYARAFNTDHQTQLLYQASAMMAESRYALLIVDSATALYRTDYSGRGELSARQGHLGRFLRMLLRLADEFGVAVVITNQVVAQVDGAAMFSADPKKPIGGNILAHASTTRLYLRKGRGETRICKIYDSPCLPEAEAMFAINADGVGDAKD; encoded by the exons ATGGCTATGAGAAGCGAGGCCAGGGTGGAGGCAGAGgtagaggaggaagaaaacTATGGACCACAGCCTCTGTGCAGACTGGAA CAATGTGGAGTCAGTGGCAGTGACATCAAGAAGCTGGAGGATGCAGGATTCCACACCATTGAGGCAGTTGCCTATGCACCCAAGAAGGAGCTGCTTAACATCAAGGGCATCAGTGAGGCCAAGGCTGAGAAAATTCTA GCGGAAGCAGCCAAACTAGTGCCTATGGGCTTCACCACTGCTACTGAGTTCCACCAGAGGAGAGCAGAGATCATCCAGATCTCTACAGGGTCCAAGGAGCTTGACAAACTACTACAAG GTGGGATTGAGACAGGCTCCATCACAGAAATGTTTGGCGAGTTTCGGACAGGGAAGACCCAGCTGTGCCACACACTAGCTGTCACCTGTCAG TTGCCTATTGACCAGGGTGGTGGAGAAGGTAAAGCCATGTACATCGACACAGAGGGAACCTTCAGACCAGAGAGGCTCCTCGCTGTAGCTGAAAG GTATGGGCTGGTTGGCAGTGATGTTCTGGACAATGTGGCCTATGCCCGAGCTTTCAACACAGACCACCAGACGCAGCTGCTGTATCAAGCCTCAGCCATGATGGCTGAGTCCAG GTATGCTTTGCTGATCGTGGACAGTGCCACTGCTCTCTACAGAACAGACTACTCGGGCAGAGGAGAGCTGTCAGCCAGACAAGGACACCTCGGTCGCTTCCTGCGCATGCTGCTCAGACTGGCGGATGAG TTTGGTGTTGCCGTAGTAATAACTAACCAGGTGGTAGCCCAGGTGGACGGGGCAGCCATGTTCTCAGCAGACCCCAAGAAACCAATTGGTGGCAACATTCTGGCTCACGCCTCCACCACACG TCTGTACCTGAGGAAAGGTCGAGGAGAGACGAGGATCTGTAAAATCTACGACTCGCCCTGCCTGCCAGAGGCTGAAGCCATGTTTGCCATTAACGCTGATGGAGTGGGTGATGCTAAGGACTGA